The window CGAGGATCTCGGGGCCGGTGGTGGCGTAGTGGGCACCGGCGTTGTCCGGGTTGCCGTACTGGTAGAGCATCACCCAGTCCGGGTGCTCGGCGGCCAGCTCCTTGGCCACGCGTACGGCGGTGTTGGAACCGCCCGCGGCCGGGGAGGGGATGATCTCCGCTCCCCACATGCCGAGCAGGTCCCGGCGCTCCTGCGAGGTGTTCTCGGGCATCACGCACACCATGCGGTAGCCCTTGAGCTTGGCCGCCATGGCCAGCGAGATGCCGGTGTTGCCGGAGGTGGGTTCGAGGATCGTGCAGCCCGGGGTGAGCCGGCCGTCCTTCTCCGCCTGCTCGATCATGTGCAGGGCGGGCCGGTCCTTGACCGAGCCGGTCGGGTTGCGGTCCTCCAGCTTGGCCCAGAGACGGACCTCGGCCGACGGCGACAGCCGCGGCAGGCACACCAGGGGGGTGTTGCCCACCGCGGCCAGCGGGGAGTCGTAACGCATCGCTGCTCAGCGGCCGATCAGCGCATGCCGCCGGCCACGGCCGGCAGGATCGTCACGTTGTCGCCGTCGGCGAGCTTGGTGGAGATGCCGTCCAGGAAGCGCACGTCCTCGTCGTTGAGGTAGACGTTGACGAAGCGGCGCAGCTGCGCGCCGTTCGCCTCGTCGACGATGCGTGCCCGGATGCCCGGGTGCCGGGTCTCGAGGTCGGCGAAGAGCTCGGCGAGGGTCTCCCCGTTGCCGTCGACGGCCTTCTGGCCGTCGGTGTACTGGCGGAGGATGGTGGGGATGCGGACCTCGATGGCCATGGTTGCGGGCTCCTGTCGGTAAGGATGTCGTCGGGGTGGGATCCCCCGGCTCGGACGCGGCCGGGCGCACGATGGGTACCCCCAGGCTTTCGGCACTGGGGAGCGCCGCGGCCCTCACGGCCGTGCGGCGGCGCGGAACGTCAACAGATGGCGCTGTTCAGCCTGCACAGGTCGACGTGCAGCCGCGCCACGAGCAGCATGCCCGGCGTCTTGTCGCTCACGTCGTGGAGAACCATGCGGTCATCGTATCGATTCCCGGTGCGGGACCCGGAGTGCGATCTCGGAACTCGGACACTTTCCATCCACGTCACGAGACGTCCGCGCTCAGTACGCCTCCACCACCTTGACCTCCTCCTCCGTGACCTCGCCGTCGACGATGCGGAAGGAGCGGAACTGGAACTCGCCGAGCCCGTCGGTGTCGGCCGTGGAGACCAGGACGTAGTGCGCGCCGGGCTCGTTGGCGTAGTTGATGTCGGTGCGGGAGGGGTAGGCCTCGGTGGCGGTGTGCGAGTGGTAGACGATCACGGGCTCCTCGTCCCGGTCGTCCATCTCGCGGTAGAGCTTGAGCAGGTCCTGCGAGCCGAACTCGTAGAAGGTGGGCGAGCGGGCCGCGTTCACCATGGGGACGAACCGCTCGGGCCGCCCGGATCCCTCGGGTCCGGCCACCACGCCGCACGCCTCGTCGGGGTGGTCCTTGCGGGCGTGGGCGACGATCTGGTCGTGGAGGGCCTGGGTAAGGGTCAGCATGGCGGCCAGCATAGACAGGCGAAGAAGAGCAGGGCCGCGCGATGGGGGTACCCCCAGGCGTCCGGCCCTGGGGGAGCGTCAGGCAGGGTGGTGGCGGGCGACGGGTGGGCCGTTCCGTACCGGAGTCCGGTACGGAACGGCCCACATCGCGGACGTCTTGAGCGGCCGCGGGAGCGGGTTGGGGTCCTGCTCCCGCCGCGACGTCCGGTCATGGAGTTCCGCGGGGTCAGCCGACGTTCTCGAGCTGCTGCTCGCTGCGGTCGGCGACCTGCGGGTTGCGGTTCTTGAGGATCGCCCAGCCGATGGCCAGGGCGGCGGTCCACCCGGCCATCACGTACAGACAGACGCGGGAGTCGGCGTCGTACGCGATCAGGCAGGTGACGAAGAGCAGGAACACGATGGCGACGTAGGAGCACTTGGAGCCGCCGGGGGCGGGGAAGGAGGAGGCGCGCAGCCGGCCCGCCTCGACTCCGCGGCGGTACAGGACGTGGCTGATCAGGATCATCAGCCAGGTCCAGATGCCGGCGGCGGTGGCGACGGAGGTGACGTAGCCGAAGGCCTTCTCCGGGACGATGTAGTTCAGCACCACGCCGATGCCCATGAAGGCGACGGAGACGGTGATGCCGAGCGCCGGGGTCTTGGAGCTGGACAGGCGGCTGAAGAACCGGGGGGCCTCGCCGTTGTCGGCGAGGGTGCGCAGCATGCGGCCGGTGGAGTACATGCCGGAGTTGCAGGAGGACAGGGCGGCGGTGAGCACGACGAAGTTCACGATGCCCGCGCCGGCCGGGATGCCGATGACCGCGAACGCCTTCACGAAGGGGCTGACGCCCGGGGCGAACTCGGTCCACTTCACCACGCACAGAATGACGGTGAGGGCGCCGACGTAGAACAGGGCGATGCGCCAGGGCAGGGTGTTGATCGCCTTGGGGAGGGTCTTCTCCGGGTCCTCGGACTCGCCCGCGGTGACGCCGACCAGTTCGACGGCGAGGTAGGCGAACATCACGCCCTGGAGGGTCATCAGGGAGGAACCGACGCCCTTGGGGAAGAAGCCGTCGAACGCCCAGAGGTTGCTGACGGCGGCGGTGTCGCCGGCGGCGCTGAAGCCGAAGGTGAGGACGCCGAGACCGATCACGATCATGCCGATGAGGGCGGTGACCTTGACCATCGAGAACCAGAACTCGATCTCGCCGAAGACCTTCACGGAGATCAGGTTGGCCACGAAGAGGACCACCAGGAACACCAGCGCGGTCACCCACTGCGGGACGGCGGGGAACCAGTAGTGGACGTAGATCGCGGCGGCCGTCAGCTCGGCCATTCCGGTCACCACCCACATCAGCCAGTACGTCCAGCCGGTGAAGAAGCCGAAGAACGGGCCGAGGAACTCGCGGGAGTACTCCGCGAAGGAGCCCGAGACGGGGCGGTACAGCAGGAGCTCGCCGAGCGCCCGCATGATGAAGAAGATGATGAGGCCCGCGAGGGCGTACATGACGATGAGGCTGGGTCCGGCCTTGGCGATGTTCGCCCCCGCGCCCAGGAAGAGTCCGACGCCGATGGCGCCGCCGATGGCGATCATCTGGACCTGGCGGCTGCCGAGACCGCGCTCGTACCCCTCTTCGGGGGCTTCCGTGACCTGCTCTGAGGTCATGTGGTGTGCGCCTTTCTCCATGCCGACCCGGGCCCTAGTTCGGCCCCCGGATCGGGTTTCGATCCCCCCGGATTGATGGAGTGCGTGCCCGGGTCTCCCCGGATCCGCCGTGCCTGGCCGGCTGTTGCCGGCTCGGTGGCGCACCCGGCCGGACATGGGTGGTGTCCGCCGGGCGATCGTGAAGATTTATCACGGCCGCAACACTGATCGACGGGGAACTGTGTGATGCATCCCACGGGGAGAAGCGGACGAAGCGCGCAGGGCGCACCCATACCCGGCCGTCGCAGTGACACGATCGTTATCCGGATTTGAGCGTCCTCTGAGCGAACGCGAAATCCGGATATACCGGGGCGGATCACGGCATGCAGTCATGGCGCATGACTACGGCACGCGAGTGCTCGACCACGGGGCGCGAGGGTCGGGCCGCGGCGGAGGCTATGCCATGAGCGTGGTGACGAGGGTCTCCTGGAGGCCGCCCAGCCAGAGGTAGGCCATCACCATCGGCTTGCGCGGGTCCTCGTCCGGCAGCAGGTAGAAGTCGTCCGTGTCGTCCTCGTCGGTGATCTCCAGCCGGGCACCGATGGCGAGGCGCAGGTCGTTGAGCGCGCCGAGCCACCGCCGGGACTCGGCCGTCGTCAGTTCGAGGACCGCGAGACCCCCTTCACCGGGGGTGAGCGCGTTGAGCGAGTGGATCACCGCGAGGGCGTTCTCGCGCTTGCCGGCGCGCAGGTCGTTCTCGGTGTAGCGGCGGAACTCGGCGGAGTGGGCGCGCTGCTCGGCGGCCTCCCGCGGGTTGCCGTCGGTCTGCTCGGGGTCGCGGTAGGCGTCCGGGAAGAGCCGCTTGAGGACGGGGTCGGACGGCGGTTCGCTCGGGCCCTCGGCGAACAGCTGGGCGAGCGGGTCGGCGGGGACGTCGTCCTCGGCGGGGCCGGGGCCGATGAGCTCCAGGAGCTGCACCGCCAGTGAGCGGATGATGGAGATCTCGACGTCGTCGAGGGCGACGGACGCGCCGCCGCCGGGGAGCGGTTCGAAGGTTCCGGGCATGGAGGCAGTCGCTACTTCCGGTCCTGCTGGAGGGTGGCCCACAGACCATAGCCGTGCATGGCCTGCACGTCCCGTTCCATCTCCTCACGGGTCCCGCTGGAGACGATCGCCCGGCCTTTGTGGTGGACGTCGAGCATGAGCTTGGTGGCCTTGTCCTTGGAGTAGCCGAAGTACGTCTGGAAGACGTACGTCACATAGCTCATGAGATTGACGGGGTCGTTGTGCACGATCGTCACCCAGGGCACGTCGGGTTCGGGTACGGCGAAGACCTCCTCCACCGACTCGGTCTTCTCGATCTCCATGGGCGCGGCTGCCGTCACAGGCCCCATGCTGCCACCCCGAGGGGGTACTCGCATAAACGGTGGGCCAAATCGTCAGTCTGACGAAATGGGGGTACGATTCTTCGCCAGGCATCATCCGGGGACCGCCCCCGGACCCCCGGCCGGGCGTCGGGGGCACCCGCACGACATGGCTAGGAGAGCTTCGGTGGGCGTTGCTGACCTTGGGCTGCCGGTGGACGTTCCCTCGACGGCTCTGTTCACCGATCACTACGAGCTGACGATGCTCCAGGCCGCGCTGAAGTCGGGGACGGCCGGGCGGCGCAGCGTGTTCGAGGTCTTCACCCGGCGGCTGCCCGACGGGCGCCGCTACGGGGTCGTGGGCGGTACCGGGCGGGTGCTGGACGCGGTGGAGAACTTCCGCTTCGACGCGGACGTCCTCAGGTTCCTGCGCGAGCGCCGGGTGGTGGACGAGCCGACCCTGGAGTGGCTCGCCGGCTACCGGTTCGGCGGGGACATCTGGGGCTACCCCGAGGGCGAGGTGTACTTCCCGGGCTCGCCGATCATGCGGGTGGAGGGGTCGTTCGGCGAGTGCGTGCTGCTGGAGACGGTGATCCTGTCGATCCTCAACCACGACTCGGCGATCGCGGCCGCCGCCTCGCGGATGTCCTCGGCCGCCCAGGGCCGCCCGCTGATCGAGATGGGCGCCCGCCGCACCCATGAGCTGGCCGCGGTCGCCGCCTCGCGGGCCGCCTACCTCGGCGGCTTCACCTCCACCTCCGACCTGGCCGCCGGCTTCCGCTACAACATCCCGACCGTGGGCACCTCCGCGCACGCCTTCACCCTGCTGCACGACAGCGAGCGGGACGCCTTCCAGGCACAGGTCGACTCGCTCGGCCGGGACACCACGCTGCTGGTGGACACATACGACGTGGCCGAGGCGGTCCGTACGGCCGTCGAGATCGCCGGGCCCGAGCTGGGCTCGGTGCGCATCGACTCCGGCGACCTGCTGCTGGTCGCGCACCGGGTGCGGCAGCAGCTCGACGAGCTGGGCGCCCGTGACACGAGGATCATCGTCACCTCGGACCTGGACGAGTACGCCATCGCCTCGCTGGCGGCGGCGCCCGTGGACGCCTACGGCGTCGGCACCCAGCTGGTCACCGGCTCCGGGCACCCGACGGCGTCCATGGTCTACAAGCTGGTCGCGCGCGCCGGGAGCGGTGACGCCGGGGCGCCGCTGGTGCCGGTGGCGAAGAAGTCCACCGGCGGCAAGACCTCCATCGGCGGCCGCAAGTGGGCGGCGCGCCGACTGGACGCGTACGGGGTCGCGGAGGCCGAGGTCGTGGGCACCGGTCCGGTGCCGGACGCGCTGGCCGGCCGGCAGCTCCTGGTGGAGCTGGTCAAGGGCGGCGAGGTGGTCGCCCGCGAGCCACTGGACGCGGCCCGGGAGCGGCACGCGGCCGCCCGTGCCAACCTGCCGCTGTCGGCGACCCAGCTGTCCAGAGGGGAACCCGTCCTTCCGACGGAGTACGTACACCGGGGCTCGGGTAGCTAGGGGGTGTCTGACACCCCCTGAAGCACGTGCCCCCGCTTCGGTACCCCCCGAAAGGTCCCCTCCCGTCCCAGTGGCGAAGTTCCCGGGCCCATGGCCTCACGACCGGACCCGTGCCTTCTCCGCCCACCGATCCGACAGCCGAAGGACACCGCCCATGCGTCGCGCCTTGATCGTCGTCGATGTGCAGAACGACTTCTGCGAGGGGGGCAGCCTCGCGGTGGCCGGGGGCGCCGACGTCGCCGCCGCCGTCACCGAGCTCATCGGGCAGGCCCCCGCGGGCTACCGGCACGTGGTGGCGACCCGGGACCACCACATCGCGCCCGGCGGCCACTTCGCCGACAACCCCGACTTCGTCCGCTCCTGGCCGGCGCACTGTGTCGCGGGCACCGAGGGTGTGGGCTTCCATCCGAACTTCGCCCCCGCCGTCGCCTCGGGAGCCGTAGACGCGGTCTTCGACAAGGGCGCGTACTCGGCGGCCTACAGCGGCTTCGAGGGCACCGACGAGAACGGCGAGCCGCTGGCCGACTGGCTCAGGGCCCGGCAGATCGACGAGGTGGACGTGGTCGGAATCGCCACGGACCACTGTGTCCGCGCCACCGCCCTGGACGCCGTGAAGGAGGGCTTCCGCACCCAGGTCCTCCTTGACCTCACGGCCGGGGTCTCCCGGTCCACCACGGACCGGGCCCTGGAGGACCTGCGTCAGGCAGGCGTGACCCTCACCGGCAAACCGGTGGTCGCCTAGGCCTGTCCGGGGACGGCCGTCACGAGGGCTGGTGGTGGGCCGGGGGTCTGCGCAGCAGGGCTCTGATCGGGTGCCACAGTTCCGGGGCGCCGACGGTGTCGCCGGGGGACGTGCGCCATATCAGGCCGTCGGGGTGGTGCAGGACCGCGGTGACCTCGTCCGGGGTCGGCGGGGCCGCGTTGCCCCGCAGGTAGACCGCGCGCAGGCCCAGGTTGCGCAGCCGGGTCAGGGCCCGGGCGCGGTTCTGCGCGTGGACGAGCACGCGCACGCCGCCGGTGCCGTCGACGGCGGGGCTGGGCAGGTTCAGCGCCACCACCACGGTGCCGTTCGGCAGCTTGCAGAAACCTCCTGCGGCCATGCGGTCACTTCCCCGTTCCGGTCGGTGTCAATAAGCGGGTCACAGGACGCACCTAAACACGATCGGCGGCAACCCGCCAGGGGGGTTGCCGCCGATACGTGCTTGACCTGCGCAGACGCCGATTACTTCAGCGCGCCGCCGACCTCGAGCTCGATCGTGGAGCCGTCCTTGGCCTCCTTGGTGATCTTGATCTTGGTGTTGGTGTCAGTGATCTTGACACCGCCGGCCGGGTTCGCCGGGTCGTAGTAGGTGTTGGTGCGGTCGTTGAAGACCGACACCCCCTTCGACGACTTGATCTTCGTCGCGACGCCCGCCTTGTGCAGCGTGATGCCGTCCGTGCCGTACAGGCTGAACGTCGAGTCGTAGGTCTGGATGCGGTTGCGCATCAGCGTGCCGTCGGACCACCGCAGCGCGTCCGGGTGCGAGTCGACCGGGAGGATCCGGCCGACACCCGGGTGCTTGCTGGTGTTGTTGTCGGCCTGGGAGGTGTCCCACTTCCAGATCAGCAGACCGTTCTGGTACGCGTAGTGCTCCACCCAGTCCGGACGGTCGGCGAAGCCGAAGTTGTACGGGCCGGTCTCCAGCGTGGTGTCGTACGACGCGTACTGGCGGTTCTCGGCTATGTAGTACTGCTTGTAGTCCTTGCTGAAGGACGCGCCGATGCGGGAGAAGCCGTTCGCCGTCCACGCCGGGTCCGCGGTCTCGGCGTCGTCCGCGAAGACCACCGAGCCGTCAGCGGTCAGCGTGATCCGGTCGGCCGTGAAGCCCTTCAGCGCCACTCCGCCGTCGGTCTGGTAGCGGAAGCGGAGCAGGACCTTCTGGCCCGCGTAGGCGTCCAGGGAGTACGACAGCTTCTTCCAGCCGTCGACCGAGCCGTGCAGGGCCGGGTTGCCGCTGCCGTCGCGCGGGATCGGCTGCCCGTTCACCGTGCCGTCCAGGGCGGTGTAGTTGGCGCCGCCGTCGGTGGAGACCTCGGTGTAGAGGAAGTCGTAGTTGGCCTCGATGTCGTACCAGCCGTCGAGCGTGAGGGCGGCCGACGTCTTGCCGGTGAGGTCCACGGACCGGGTCAGCGTGTTCTTCAGGTTGTTGGCGCTGCCGCTCCACCACTGCATGGCACCCTGGGCCGGAGTGACGATCGTGGTGGTGACCGCCTTGTCGGGCAGGGAGACCACCACGGCCTGCCGGTGCTTGGTGTTGTACTCGGACAGACCCAGCTTGTGCGCGGAGCTCACGCCCGCCTTGGCGACGTCGTAGTTCAGCCAGCCGAGCTGGAGCTTGTCCCAGGCGTTCATGTCGCCGGGCAGGTCGCCGATGGCTTCCTTGCCGCGGCCGAGCCAGGAACCGGAGGACATCAGCGTCCAGAAGC of the Streptomyces sp. NBC_01788 genome contains:
- a CDS encoding PLP-dependent cysteine synthase family protein, producing MRYDSPLAAVGNTPLVCLPRLSPSAEVRLWAKLEDRNPTGSVKDRPALHMIEQAEKDGRLTPGCTILEPTSGNTGISLAMAAKLKGYRMVCVMPENTSQERRDLLGMWGAEIIPSPAAGGSNTAVRVAKELAAEHPDWVMLYQYGNPDNAGAHYATTGPEILADLPSITHFVAGLGTTGTLMGVGRYLREHKPDVRIVAAEPRYDDLVYGLRNLDEGFVPELYDASVLTTRYSVGSADAVTRTRELLQQEGIFAGVSTGAALHAAIGVGKKAVKAGESADIVFVVADGGWKYLSTGVYTAATTEEAIETLQGQLWA
- a CDS encoding MoaD/ThiS family protein, whose protein sequence is MAIEVRIPTILRQYTDGQKAVDGNGETLAELFADLETRHPGIRARIVDEANGAQLRRFVNVYLNDEDVRFLDGISTKLADGDNVTILPAVAGGMR
- a CDS encoding putative leader peptide; the protein is MVLHDVSDKTPGMLLVARLHVDLCRLNSAIC
- a CDS encoding M67 family metallopeptidase, yielding MLTLTQALHDQIVAHARKDHPDEACGVVAGPEGSGRPERFVPMVNAARSPTFYEFGSQDLLKLYREMDDRDEEPVIVYHSHTATEAYPSRTDINYANEPGAHYVLVSTADTDGLGEFQFRSFRIVDGEVTEEEVKVVEAY
- a CDS encoding amino acid permease; this translates as MTSEQVTEAPEEGYERGLGSRQVQMIAIGGAIGVGLFLGAGANIAKAGPSLIVMYALAGLIIFFIMRALGELLLYRPVSGSFAEYSREFLGPFFGFFTGWTYWLMWVVTGMAELTAAAIYVHYWFPAVPQWVTALVFLVVLFVANLISVKVFGEIEFWFSMVKVTALIGMIVIGLGVLTFGFSAAGDTAAVSNLWAFDGFFPKGVGSSLMTLQGVMFAYLAVELVGVTAGESEDPEKTLPKAINTLPWRIALFYVGALTVILCVVKWTEFAPGVSPFVKAFAVIGIPAGAGIVNFVVLTAALSSCNSGMYSTGRMLRTLADNGEAPRFFSRLSSSKTPALGITVSVAFMGIGVVLNYIVPEKAFGYVTSVATAAGIWTWLMILISHVLYRRGVEAGRLRASSFPAPGGSKCSYVAIVFLLFVTCLIAYDADSRVCLYVMAGWTAALAIGWAILKNRNPQVADRSEQQLENVG
- a CDS encoding DUF2017 domain-containing protein, whose amino-acid sequence is MPGTFEPLPGGGASVALDDVEISIIRSLAVQLLELIGPGPAEDDVPADPLAQLFAEGPSEPPSDPVLKRLFPDAYRDPEQTDGNPREAAEQRAHSAEFRRYTENDLRAGKRENALAVIHSLNALTPGEGGLAVLELTTAESRRWLGALNDLRLAIGARLEITDEDDTDDFYLLPDEDPRKPMVMAYLWLGGLQETLVTTLMA
- the clpS gene encoding ATP-dependent Clp protease adapter ClpS, whose protein sequence is MGPVTAAAPMEIEKTESVEEVFAVPEPDVPWVTIVHNDPVNLMSYVTYVFQTYFGYSKDKATKLMLDVHHKGRAIVSSGTREEMERDVQAMHGYGLWATLQQDRK
- a CDS encoding nicotinate phosphoribosyltransferase → MGVADLGLPVDVPSTALFTDHYELTMLQAALKSGTAGRRSVFEVFTRRLPDGRRYGVVGGTGRVLDAVENFRFDADVLRFLRERRVVDEPTLEWLAGYRFGGDIWGYPEGEVYFPGSPIMRVEGSFGECVLLETVILSILNHDSAIAAAASRMSSAAQGRPLIEMGARRTHELAAVAASRAAYLGGFTSTSDLAAGFRYNIPTVGTSAHAFTLLHDSERDAFQAQVDSLGRDTTLLVDTYDVAEAVRTAVEIAGPELGSVRIDSGDLLLVAHRVRQQLDELGARDTRIIVTSDLDEYAIASLAAAPVDAYGVGTQLVTGSGHPTASMVYKLVARAGSGDAGAPLVPVAKKSTGGKTSIGGRKWAARRLDAYGVAEAEVVGTGPVPDALAGRQLLVELVKGGEVVAREPLDAARERHAAARANLPLSATQLSRGEPVLPTEYVHRGSGS
- a CDS encoding isochorismatase family protein, whose translation is MRRALIVVDVQNDFCEGGSLAVAGGADVAAAVTELIGQAPAGYRHVVATRDHHIAPGGHFADNPDFVRSWPAHCVAGTEGVGFHPNFAPAVASGAVDAVFDKGAYSAAYSGFEGTDENGEPLADWLRARQIDEVDVVGIATDHCVRATALDAVKEGFRTQVLLDLTAGVSRSTTDRALEDLRQAGVTLTGKPVVA
- a CDS encoding immune inhibitor A domain-containing protein, whose protein sequence is MTSRRWTFRTTAIGVALAAATATFSTFAVAEAATTADSASVNRHDPQPVAQHSHDLDGPLSKTQKAQRQEALSQVIAGKAKVQDRKGSKVVELKGKKGDTKYVELGREKTDKIFTILVEFGDKADPKFGGTPGPLHNEIAAPDRKKDNSTAWQKDYNQKHFQDLYFGTAKNTESVKKYYETQSSGRYSVDGTVSDWVKVPWNEARYGNNACGSTNCPSVWNIVSDGVNAWVAQQKAAGRTDAQIKADLAQYDQWDRYDYNGDGNFNEPDGYIDHFQIVHAGEDESAGGGAQGTDAIWAHRWYAFGTDAGATGPEYNKLGGAQIGNTGIWVGDYTIQPENGGLGVYAHEYGHDLGLPDEYDTAGGENSTGFWTLMSSGSWLGRGKEAIGDLPGDMNAWDKLQLGWLNYDVAKAGVSSAHKLGLSEYNTKHRQAVVVSLPDKAVTTTIVTPAQGAMQWWSGSANNLKNTLTRSVDLTGKTSAALTLDGWYDIEANYDFLYTEVSTDGGANYTALDGTVNGQPIPRDGSGNPALHGSVDGWKKLSYSLDAYAGQKVLLRFRYQTDGGVALKGFTADRITLTADGSVVFADDAETADPAWTANGFSRIGASFSKDYKQYYIAENRQYASYDTTLETGPYNFGFADRPDWVEHYAYQNGLLIWKWDTSQADNNTSKHPGVGRILPVDSHPDALRWSDGTLMRNRIQTYDSTFSLYGTDGITLHKAGVATKIKSSKGVSVFNDRTNTYYDPANPAGGVKITDTNTKIKITKEAKDGSTIELEVGGALK